One Cytophagia bacterium CHB2 genomic region harbors:
- a CDS encoding serine/threonine-protein phosphatase produces the protein HVGDSRIYRLSRETITPLTEDHSWINELLQDRDISADEAQHFRKKNVLTRALGTHPSVKIDVQWFPLPEATTFLLCTDGLHNALDDQAIFRGLARTKEDTFLQKTVEQLVLHAKESNGSDNITAAVVRLKKGIAKSSPWGKGKMTIPNENPKLLPAEDRFIKKQLSPNEAAPAATQKKSRITRRRMIAGAFILLLAASGYGVMRSFQECNLGTALLSRETDLEKNEDLASAGVTKRREDITVVQIDSGAFGLPLPRLRPVETANDGASQQTQAPGRDSTKAAGNNATLASAAPQSGARTPAANSDTPADGDDLNADETSETKNENGINAPTTSLVPRAGGRIYLPGLNRSQYDGALLFVNDALLGPVRNVADVGFFLRPGQYTIAVKDSTGRIMHQRANIKVVEGDVKPLEFTRQE, from the coding sequence CACGTCGGCGACAGTCGCATTTATCGTCTATCGCGCGAGACCATCACGCCGTTGACAGAGGATCACAGTTGGATCAACGAGTTGTTGCAGGATCGCGACATCAGCGCGGACGAGGCGCAGCATTTTCGCAAAAAAAATGTGTTGACGCGCGCCCTCGGCACTCATCCCTCCGTCAAAATTGATGTGCAATGGTTTCCACTCCCGGAAGCCACAACTTTCTTGCTTTGCACCGACGGTTTGCACAACGCCCTGGACGATCAAGCCATTTTCAGAGGACTCGCGCGTACAAAAGAGGACACGTTCCTGCAAAAAACGGTGGAACAACTTGTTCTGCACGCGAAAGAATCAAACGGCTCCGACAACATTACGGCAGCCGTTGTCCGTCTCAAGAAGGGTATTGCAAAATCGTCGCCATGGGGTAAGGGTAAGATGACGATTCCCAATGAAAACCCTAAATTGTTGCCCGCGGAAGATCGTTTCATCAAAAAACAGTTAAGCCCAAATGAAGCAGCGCCTGCCGCCACGCAGAAGAAATCTCGCATAACACGTCGCAGGATGATTGCCGGCGCTTTCATATTGCTGTTGGCAGCATCCGGTTATGGCGTGATGCGGTCTTTTCAGGAATGCAATCTGGGAACGGCGCTTTTATCAAGGGAAACGGACCTCGAAAAAAATGAAGACCTGGCTTCGGCCGGCGTTACTAAAAGGCGCGAAGATATTACCGTGGTTCAAATCGACAGCGGCGCTTTCGGCCTGCCGCTGCCGCGGCTGCGGCCGGTTGAAACAGCGAATGACGGCGCGTCGCAGCAAACTCAAGCACCCGGACGCGATTCAACAAAAGCCGCCGGCAATAACGCCACACTTGCGAGCGCGGCGCCGCAATCTGGCGCACGCACGCCCGCGGCCAATTCCGATACGCCGGCAGATGGCGATGATTTGAATGCAGACGAAACCTCCGAGACTAAAAATGAAAACGGCATTAATGCGCCAACCACCAGCCTTGTGCCGCGCGCCGGCGGCCGCATTTACTTGCCCGGCTTGAATCGTTCACAATATGACGGCGCGCTGCTGTTCGTCAATGATGCGCTGCTCGGCCCGGTGCGCAATGTTGCCGATGTCGGTTTCTTTTTGCGCCCGGGGCAATACACCATCGCCGTCAAAGACAGCACCGGCCGCATCATGCATCAACGCGCAAATATCAAAGTCGTGGAGGGAGATGTTAAACCTCTGGAATTCACCCGGCAAGAATAA